A stretch of the Phycodurus eques isolate BA_2022a chromosome 15, UOR_Pequ_1.1, whole genome shotgun sequence genome encodes the following:
- the prnpb gene encoding prion protein b, whose translation MMKRWREAAFLSFLIIILLNMESTWARRGGGSSSSGRRSSTSLSNRGSQSKPSNSNPGSTSNRNTNPYPSGGSYPGAGNRNPASYPGGGSYPNQNPSRTNPGRYPAGGGYPNQNPAGRNPAAGGYPNQNPAGGYPAGGGYPNQNPAGRNPAAGGYPNRNPAGGYPAGGGYPNQNPAGRNPAAGGYPNQNPAGGYPAGGGYPNQNPAGRNPAAGGYPNQNPGRGGTNQGYPNQYPAAGGGYPNRGGYPAGGSYPAGGSYPAGGGYPNRGGYPNQYPAAGGYPGRGGSFGYPQGNPNNRILSPHIGGGAYGYGGHGMGGSPFSRSVQSMGYKPKSTGFAKKAILAAGVGAVAGMAVGYGLGRFPRPHFSFRNPEEEYYYNNYMYRRYGSRSTDEKDFGRDYVYKPPPRAETYDAFMARCMNRTDLLKERKNNSSGGIQEDDDDTVSIEEIGYPSLVEQMKARRCVENYMVYSERFLEERKPEHQVQIGRSGPPSFGEAQLFLSLSMLLSSVLLLQ comes from the coding sequence ATGATGAAGAGATGGCGCGAGGCGGCGTTTCTGTCTTTCCTCATCATAATTCTGCTAAACATGGAATCCACATGGGCCAGAAGAGGAGGcggaagcagcagcagcggccGGAGATCTTCCACCTCTTTGAGTAACCGGGGCTCGCAATCCAAACCGTCCAACTCAAATCCAGGAAGCACTTCCAATCGGAACACCAATCCGTACCCTTCGGGTGGAAGTTACCCCGGAGCGGGAAACAGAAACCCGGCGAGTTATCCGGGAGGCGGAAGTTACCCTAATCAGAATCCCAGTCGAACCAATCCTGGCAGATATCCAGCCGGTGGTGGTTATCCGAACCAGAACCCTGCGGGTCGTAATCCAGCCGCTGGTGGATACCCCAACCAGAACCCCGCTGGCGGTTACCCAGCCGGTGGTGGTTATCCGAACCAGAACCCTGCGGGCCGTAATCCAGCCGCTGGTGGATACCCCAACCGGAACCCCGCTGGCGGTTACCCAGCCGGTGGTGGTTATCCCAACCAGAACCCTGCGGGCCGTAACCCAGCCGCTGGTGGATACCCCAACCAGAACCCCGCTGGCGGTTACCCAGCCGGTGGTGGTTATCCGAACCAGAACCCTGCGGGCCGTAATCCAGCTGCTGGTGGATACCCCAACCAGAATCCAGGCAGAGGTGGTACCAACCAAGGATACCCTAATCAGTACCCGGCTGCCGGAGGGGGTTACCCAAACAGGGGTGGCTACCCGGCTGGAGGGAGCTACCCAGCCGGGGGGAGCTACCCAGCTGGAGGGGGCTATCCTAACAGGGGTGGCTACCCAAACCAGTATCCAGCTGCAGGTGGTTATCCGGGGCGAGGCGGATCGTTCGGCTACCCCCAAGGGAACCCGAATAATAGGATTCTGAGTCCCCACATTGGTGGGGGTGCTTACGGATACGGCGGTCACGGAATGGGAGGGTCCCCCTTTTCCCGTTCGGTGCAGAGTATGGGTTACAAACCCAAATCTACAGGGTTTGCCAAGAAGGCCATCCTGGCGGCGGGCGTGGGCGCCGTGGCCGGGATGGCGGTGGGATACGGACTGGGGCGCTTTCCCCGACCGCACTTTTCGTTCCGTAACCCCGAGGAAGAGTACTACTACAACAACTACATGTACCGCCGCTACGGCTCGCGCTCCACCGATGAGAAGGACTTCGGCCGCGATTACGTCTACAAGCCGCCTCCGAGAGCCGAGACCTACGACGCCTTCATGGCCCGATGTATGAACAGAACCGACCTTCTCAAGGAGCGGAAGAACAACTCCTCTGGGGGCATCCAAGAGGACGATGACGACACGGTGAGCATCGAGGAGATCGGCTACCCGTCCCTGGTGGAGCAGATGAAGGCACGCCGCTGCGTGGAGAATTACATGGTCTACTCCGAGCGCTTCCTGGAGGAACGCAAGCCCGAGCATCAGGTCCAGATTGGTCGCAGTGGGCCGCCGAGCTTTGGCGAGGCACAGCTTTTCCTGTCGCTCTCCATGTTACTGTCCAGCGTGCTCCTGCTCCAGTAA